From the genome of Curtobacterium sp. TC1:
GGGTCTCGAGCGCCTTCGCGTAGGCGTTCTCGTGCGCCTGGTCGCGGACGATCAGGTACGCGATCGTGCTGCGCGCGGTCGGGTTGTCGGTCATCTCGTAGATCCGGCACTTCTGCAGCCGGCCGGTGGACTCGAGCATCAGGTTGTAGAGCAGGTCGAGCGGCAGGTTGCCGGAGTTGTAGACGTAGCTGCCACTCCACGGGTTGCCGGCCGCATCGACGGGCAGGGCACCCTGCGCACCGACCAGGTAGTGGTGGATGTTGCTCGTGTCGAGCGCGATGTTGAGCGGCGTCGCACCCTTCGCACCGGGCTTGTCCAGCGGGTCGGTGAGCTTGCCGGTGTACTCGGGCGAGCCGTCGAGCAGGCGGGAGATCGTGGTGCCGATGAGCTCGACGTGACTGATCTCCTCGGTCCCGACACCCTGGATGAGGTCACGGTAGGGCTTCGCCGCCGGACCCCGGAAGTTCATCGCCTGGAACAGGTACTGCATCATCGTGCGCATCTCGCCGAACTGGCCGCCGAGTCCCTCCTGCAGGGCGTTGGCGGCGGCGGGGTCGGGCTCGCCGTCGGCGATCTCGTTGATCCAGGTCTGTGCGTGGAAGTACATAGGTCCTCCTCAATGTCAGCGATGACACCCTGCCATCGCCCCCTACCTTGCTCTTCGCCACTTCGTTCAGAACGCAGACTCCCAGCAAACCCTGCAGCTCACTCCCGCCGGCATACGCACATGCCACCGCACGACGACCGCGTCGGCCCACACCGTCGCCTGAGTTCTCGTGCTGGTGCTGTTCTGCATCGCGCCGGTCCAACATGCCGCACCTGATATGCATGTGCATTGTTTGGCACCAGGGCATGACGTTTACGAACGTGCGGCTGGGGCATCGACAACAGCGGGAGGGCTGGGAATCCCCAGGAGCATTGAACCGGTAATGCAATCACCGGAAGCCATGAGGAATAGCGGGCTGCGCATTCCCCAACTGTGTCGCACCGGCGCTTTTACCATCTCGCCGACCGCTACCGCCCCGGCGGGTCAGCTCGTGGCGGGGTGCGTGGTGCTAGTCGCGGTGGTGGCCACGGTGATGTCGTCGTGGTCGCACTCCCAGAACGCGGAGCGGATCTCGTCGGCGATCGCGTCGGGCAGCTGCTCGTTCGTCCACGCCGTCGACGGGAACGAGACCGTGACGGTGACCGTGGTCATGGGCGCGGTGGAGGACGGGCCGTGGCCGGCGCCGCCCCACTCGTACTGCCACGCGAACGCCACTTCGCCGGTGGGTCCGCCGCCGTGCACGTCGAACGCGGCGCGGTGCTCGTCATCGGTGTGGCCGGGACG
Proteins encoded in this window:
- a CDS encoding manganese catalase family protein is translated as MYFHAQTWINEIADGEPDPAAANALQEGLGGQFGEMRTMMQYLFQAMNFRGPAAKPYRDLIQGVGTEEISHVELIGTTISRLLDGSPEYTGKLTDPLDKPGAKGATPLNIALDTSNIHHYLVGAQGALPVDAAGNPWSGSYVYNSGNLPLDLLYNLMLESTGRLQKCRIYEMTDNPTARSTIAYLIVRDQAHENAYAKALETLGVDWKTLLPIPKTNAERFPEVKELVDLGLQSKQYSFDLDGASEAGKIFRGASPSKDGTDLSATEQAPAGVPSFIAPERLEEFAPGLDADLLALIQQTAELELDQAETPLYGPTK